The following coding sequences lie in one Pseudarthrobacter phenanthrenivorans Sphe3 genomic window:
- a CDS encoding VOC family protein, producing MLTIGSTVLGVNDVARATAFWHAALGYVPQEPGDETWVILVPASGPGAQLALMLSETPIQEHPRVHLDLYADDQDAEVERLVSLGAQRVDWELYPEDPDFVVLADPDGNRFCVIDKSPR from the coding sequence ATGTTGACCATCGGCAGCACAGTCCTCGGCGTCAACGACGTCGCCCGCGCAACCGCTTTTTGGCACGCCGCCCTCGGTTACGTCCCGCAGGAGCCCGGCGACGAAACCTGGGTGATCCTTGTGCCGGCTTCCGGCCCTGGAGCGCAGTTGGCCCTCATGCTGAGCGAGACGCCGATCCAGGAGCACCCCCGGGTCCACCTGGACCTGTACGCGGACGATCAGGACGCCGAGGTGGAACGGCTGGTTTCGCTCGGCGCCCAGCGCGTCGACTGGGAGCTGTACCCGGAAGACCCTGACTTTGTGGTCCTCGCCGACCCCGACGGCAACCGGTTTTGCGTCATCGACAAGAGTCCGCGGTAG